The sequence GTAAGCGCATTTAAACAACGTGGCACGGCAGCTCAACGATGGAAAGAAATAGACTCGGAAAACCTACTCTGACCATTCAGCTCACTGACTGAATGTTTCACAGAAAGAGCATCAAGTGTTGAACTAGTACTCAACGTTTGATGCTTTTGTCTTTCTGTTTTCCCATATGAGGGAGTGAGGGAATCTCCGTCAGTTAGGGCACCTAGGCCACCCGCCACAACTTTCCCTATAGAGATATAGAAATTAACTGCACCTCCACACAGAGACTATGGCATAATTCACATCACCTGCACATGCGGTGGCACCTCACTTTGTGCCGTTGCCCCGAGAATCTCTACAGGTGGTTACTGTGAACTCACTCATCCTTGTCTTTATTGGACTCGCCATGATGCTGGCGGGCTATCTGCTGTACTCCCGCTTCCTAGCATCGAAGGTCTACCAGCTCTCAGATAACTTCACGACGCCCTCCCACACCATGGAAGATGGCGTCGATTACGTCCCCACCAACAAGTACGTTCTCTGGGGCCACCACTTCACCTCGGTCGCCGGTGCTGCGCCCATTATTGGCCCGGCGGTTGCCGTCATCTGGGGCTGGCTGCCAGCCTTCCTGTGGGTCACCCTCGGCACCGTCTTTTTCGCCGGCATGCACGACTTCGGCGCGCTGTGGGCCTCCCAGCGCCACCGCGGCCAGTCCATCGGCACGCTGTCTGGCCGCTACATCGGTGCGCGCGGCCGCGCTCTCTTCCTCGTGGTTATCTTCCTACTGCTCCTCATGGTGAACGCCGCATTCGCGGTGGTGATTTCCAACCTGCTCATCTCCACCCCGACGGCCGTTATCCCAACCTGGGGCGCCATCCTCGTTGCCCTGCTTATTGGCCAGGCCATTTACCGCCTGAACTGGAACCTGCCGATTGTCTCCGTCGTTGGTGTGGCCGCGCTCTACGCGCTCATGATCATCGGTGACCGTTTCCCGTTGGCCCTTCCGGAGACTGTCATGGGCATCCCGGACCGCGGCGTGTGGATCATCCTGCTCTTCGTCTATGCCTTCATTGCGTCCCTGCTGCCGGTGTGGGTACTGCTTCAGCCGCGTGATTACATCAACGGCCTCCAGCTCTTCGTCGGCTTGGCCATCCTCTACGGCTCCTTCCTCATCACCGGCCCGGAGGTCGTTGCCCCAAGCGTCTCGGACCACGTTCCGGGCGATACACCAAGCATCTTCCCGCTGCTCTTCGTCACCATTGCCTGTGGCGCTATTTCCGGCTTCCATGGCGTGGTGAGCTCCGGTACCTCCTCCAAGCAGCTGGACAAGGAAGCAGATGCCCGCTTCGTGGGCTACTTTGGTTCCGTCGGCGAAGGCCTTCTAGCGCTGGGAACTATCGTGGCGACCACCTCCGGATTCAAA is a genomic window of Corynebacterium singulare containing:
- a CDS encoding carbon starvation CstA family protein, whose protein sequence is MNSLILVFIGLAMMLAGYLLYSRFLASKVYQLSDNFTTPSHTMEDGVDYVPTNKYVLWGHHFTSVAGAAPIIGPAVAVIWGWLPAFLWVTLGTVFFAGMHDFGALWASQRHRGQSIGTLSGRYIGARGRALFLVVIFLLLLMVNAAFAVVISNLLISTPTAVIPTWGAILVALLIGQAIYRLNWNLPIVSVVGVAALYALMIIGDRFPLALPETVMGIPDRGVWIILLFVYAFIASLLPVWVLLQPRDYINGLQLFVGLAILYGSFLITGPEVVAPSVSDHVPGDTPSIFPLLFVTIACGAISGFHGVVSSGTSSKQLDKEADARFVGYFGSVGEGLLALGTIVATTSGFKTVADWENVYNEWNAGGVDAFVQGGGSLMNEGLGIPTSLSATILATMAVLFAATTMDSGVRLQRMVVSEAAELMGIKLSGLVATIIAVGCALGLTFSTGADGSGGMLIWPLFGTTNQLMAGLTLSIIVVILTQLRRPTWPVIIPLVLVTVMSLWAAVLQLKTLFQAQNWLLLAIDIVIIVAAVWVIGEAIAAISRARKAPQVTWNDEDVEPPLPADAR